The region CCACAGCCCGACTCCCCGACGACTGCCAGCGTTTTACCGCGTTCAAGGCTGAAGGAGACGCCGTCCAGCGCTTTCACCAGGCGCTCAGGGGCAAAGATCCCCTTCTTCACCGGGTAATGTTTTTTCAGGTCGATAGCCTGCAACAGCGGTTGTTGCGTGGTGGCCTGGTGCGTACTCATAGTGTTGGCCTCCCGGCATCATCGAGTGGATAGTGGCATTTAGACTGACGACCGTCAGCAAGCTGGTTCAGCTCTGGCTCTTCTGCGCGGCACTTATCCGTAGCATACGGACAGCGCGGATTGAGCAGACAGCCCTGCGGACGGTCATATTTACCCGGAACCACGCCCGGCAGCGATGCCAGACGCGCTTTGTCCTGGGCAAACTCCGGCAGCGCACGCAGCAACGCCTGCGTATACGGATGACGCGGTGCACGGAAGATATCGTGCGAGCTTCCGGTTTCCACCACCTGGCCCGCGTACATCACGATGATTTTGTGTGCCGCTTCCGCCACCAGCGCCAGGTCATGCGTAATCAGCACCAGCGCCATGTTCTCTTTCTGCTGCAATTCCAGCAGCAGCTCGATGATTTGCGCCTGGATGGTCACGTCCAGTGCGGTAGTTGGTTCATCCGCAATCAGCAGTTTTGGTCGACAGGCAATCGCCATCGCGATCATCACGCGCTGGCTCATCCCGCCGGAAAGCTGATGCGGGTATACATCCAGACGCGACGCCGGATCGGGAATACCCACCTGCGTCAGCAAATCGATAGCACGCTGGCGACGGGTTTTCTTGTTGCCGCCCTGATGCACCTTAATGGCTTCCATAATCTGGAAACCGACGGTGTAGCACGGGTTCAGGCTGGTCATAGGGTCCTGGAAGATCATCGCCACTTCCGCGCCCACCAGCTGGCGGCGCTGTTTTTCGGAAATGCGCTTCAGATCCTGGCCGTTAAACTCCAGGTTTTCAGCCATCACGCGGCCCGGGTAGTCAATTAGCCCCATAATCGCCAGCGAACTCACTGACTTACCGGAGCCAGACTCACCTACAATCCCGACCACTTCACCCTGATTTACGCTGTAGCTAATGCGGTCCACGGCGCGAAACTCAGTGCCAACGTCACCGAAGTGCACGGATAATTTATCTACATTTAATAACGCCATCTCGTGCCTCTTACTGCTTCAGTTTGGGATCAAGTGCATCACGCAGACCATCACCCATCAGGTTAAATGCCAGCACCGTCAGCAGAATCGCCAGACCCGGGAAGGTGACGACCCACCAGGCGCTTTGTGCGAACTGCAACACGTCGGAGAGCATGGTGCCCCACTCCGGTGTTGGCGGCTGCGCACCCATGCCAAGGAAGCCAAGAGCGGCCATATCGAGAATGGCGTTAGAGAAACCGAGCGACGCCTGAACAATCAGCGGCGCAAGGCAGTTTGGGAAGATATTGATAAACATCTGACGCATCGCACCGGCACCCGCCACGCGCGAGGCGGTAACGTAATCGCGGTTAACTTCCACCAGCACCGCCGCACGGGTCAGACGCACGTAGTGCGGTAGCGCAACAAACGTCAGCGCAAGCGCGGCGTTACCAATCGACGGGCCAAAGATCGCCACCAGCACCAGTGCCAGCAGCAGGCTTGGCAATGCCAGCATAATGTCGACAACGCGCATGATGATGTTATCAACGATGCCGCCGAAGTAGCCCGCCACGAGGCCGAGTACGATCCCCATGATCAGCGACAGAACGACAACGAGGCAGCCAACCAGCAGCGACAGGCGTGCGCCATACATCAGGCGCGACAGCACATCGCGGCCCACGTCATCGGTGCCCAGCAGATGCGTCAGGCTTCCGCCATCCTGCCATGCAGGAGGTGCCAGCAGCGCGTCGCGGAACTGATCCGCCGGGTTATACGGCGCGAGGACGTTCGCAAACACCGCAATCAGGATCATGATGGAAACATACACCAGCCCGACGACCGCGCCTTTGTTGCGCTTGAAGTAGTGCCAGAACTCCTGCATCGGCGTCATTGGCACCGGTGCGGTAACCACTTTATTTTGAGTAACTTGTGACATGATGGCCCCTTACTTCTTGTGACGAATACGCGGGTTCACCACGCCGTACAGCAAATCGACCAGCAGGTTGACGAGGATAATCATCGTCGCGACCAGCAGTACACCACCCTGCACCACCGGATAGTCACGGCGTTGCAGCGCATCAATCAGCCAGCGTCCAAGCCCCGGCCAGGAGAAGATGGTTTCGGTCAGGATCGCCCCCGCCAGCAGCGTACCTACCTGCAAACCGATAACAGTCACCACCGGCAGCATGGCGTTACGCAGGGCATGAATGATGATGACGCGCATACGGGTCAGGCCTTTGGCCCGGGCAGTCCGAATATAATCTTCGCCCAGCACTTCCAGCATGGAAGAACGGGTCATACGCACGATCACCGCCAGAGGGATGGTGCCCAGCACCATTGCAGGCAGGATCATGTGCGCAACCGCATCAATGAAGTTACCCTCTTCGCCCCAGATCGCCGTATCAATCAGCATAAAGCCGGTTAACGGGTTGGTGTCGTCAAGGAAGACCATATCGCTGACGCGACCGGAAACCGGCGTCAGGTTCCACTGTACCGAGACCAGCATGATCAGCATCATGCCCCACCAGAAGATAGGCATGGAGTAGCCGGTCAGTGCCAGGCCAACGGCGGTGTGGTCGAAAATAGAGCCACGCTTAACGGCAGCCAGTACGCCAACGGGAATACCCACCGCAGTCGCGAAGATCATGGCGCAGATACCGAGTTCCAGTGTCGCTTTAAAACGCGGTACAAACTCGTCCCACACCGGAAGACGGCTTTTCAATGAAATCCCTAAATCGCCGTGTAACACGCCCCAGATATAGTGGAGGTACTGCTGCCACATCGGCTTATCAAGGCCGAGTTCAGCCAGCAGTTGCGCATGACGTTCAGGGGAGATACCACGCTCGCCCGCCATAATCATCACCGGGTCACCCGGGATCATATGGACGAAGGCAAAAGTGAGAAGGGTGATACCGATAAACGTCGGGATAACCAGTCCCAGACGTCGGAGGATGAACTGCAACATAACCCGGATTCTCTCTGATGACGCACGCCTTGTAGCGTGACGTCTGTATTGCTCACAAATCTTATTCCCTCCCCTTTCAGAGTGGGAATAAAGCACTGCTGCCGGGTGGCGCGACGCTTACCCGGCCTACATACCGTAGGCCAGTGCAAGCGCAGCGCCGCCTGGCGTTGCTTTTAATTATTCAACAGACACGTTTTCGAAGTGGTGTTTGCCCAGTGGATCAACCACGTAGCCCTTCACTTCTTTACGCACTGGCTCGTACACGGTGGAGTGAGCAACAATCAATGCCGGAGCCTGATCGTGCATAACAACCTGCGCTTGCTTGTACAGTTCGATACGTTTGTTGTGATCGTCGGTCGCACGCGCCGGCTGGATCAGGTCTTCAAACGGTTTGTAGCACCAGCGAGAGTAGTTGGAACCGTCTTTCGCTGCCGCACAGCTGAACAGGGTTGCGAAGAAGTTGTCCGGATCCCCGTTGTCGCCGGTCCAGCCCATCATGACAGCCTGGTGTTCACCTGCTTTGGCGCGCTTCAGGTACTCGCCCCACTCGTAGGTCACAATCTTGGCCTGTACGCCAATCTTCGCCCAGTCAGCCTGAACCATTTCCGCCATACGACGTGCGTTCGGGTTGTAAGGACGCTGTACCGGCATCGCCCACAGCTCAACGGTGAAGCCTTTATCCTGACCGGCTTCTTTCAGCAGCGCTTTCGCTTTCTCAGGATCGTAGGTGTAGTCCTTGATGTCGTCGTTATAGCCCCACATGGTTGGTGGGATCAGGTTCTTGGCCGCAACGCCTGCGCCCTGGTAAACGGCTTTGATGATCGCTTCTTTGTTCACCGCGTAGGTCAGCGCCTGACGCACTTTCACGTCATCGAACGGTTTCTTCTCAGTGTTGAAGGAGAGATAACCCACGTTCAGGCCCGCCTGCTCCAGCAGGTTGATATTTTTGTCCTGCTTCATGCGCGCGATGTCAGCCGGGTTTGGATACGGCATCACCTGACATTCGTTTTTCTGCAATTTTGCGTAACGCACGGAGGCGTCAGGCGTGATGGAGAAGACCAGGCGGTCGATCTGCGGCTTGGTGCCCCAGTAGCCCGGGAAGGCTTTATACAGAATACGTGAATCTTTCTGGTACTGAAGCAGCTGGAACGGGCCGGTACCGATTGGGTTCAGGTCCACTTTTTCCGGCGTACCGGCTTTCAGCATGTTGTCCGCGTACTCTTTCGAGAGAATAGAGGCAAAGTCCATCGCCAGGTCAGCCAGGAATGGCGCTTCCGGACGCGTCAGCACGAACTGAACGGTTTTATCGTCCACTTTTTTCACTTCAGCGATCAGGTCTGGCAGACCCATTCCTTCGAAGTATTCATAGCTGCCGCCAGACACTTTATGGTACGGGTTCTGGGCATTTTTCTGACGGTCGAAGGAGAACACGACGTCGTCGGCATTAAAGTCGCGCGTAGGTTTAAATTCTTTGCTGTCCTGCCACTTCACGCCCTGGCGCAGGTGGAAGGTATAGGTTTTACCGTCTTCGCTGACGTCCCACTTCTCAGCCAGGCCAGGAATCACTTCCGTGGTGCCGGTTTTAAATTCAACCAGACGGTTATAGATCGGTACAGAGCTTGCGTCGTAAGTCGTACCAGAGGTAAAGAGCTGTGGGTTAAAGCCTTCCGGAGAGCCTTCAGAACAGTAAACCAGGGTTTTTGCCTGTACGCTTGCTGCGACGGTCATGGCCACCAGGCTCAGACCAAGCTTCAGCATCCCTGACTTCTTCAAGGAAATACTCATTATTGTGCTCCAATGTGATGTTTTGCTTTGTTGTGTTACGCCGCCTGACCTTTATTTATTTTTTACCCGGTCCGGTCGGTGATGCCCGAAGGCGTTAAAAGGGATAGAGAATCCTTTCAGAAGAGCGTTTGAGTTGCAGCGCAGATCCTCCCTGAAATGCCCCTCGTGCCCTACAATCTGTCAACAGAATGTGAAAACGTCAATACAGGTGGCGGGGATTTACGTGGAGTGTGAGAAACCGCAAACAAAGATTAAAAAAACCCTGACCGTAAGTTTTCAGCAGAGAAATTTATGCTACTCGCCATGATGCAGCACAATTATCTTCATATTTCGCAACACTCAGTGATTAAGTTTTATTCAGAATGGGTAAACTTTCTTACAGAATGGTGATTATCTGAGCACTAAATACCGCGAACGTTAAAACGCACAGCGAAAAATGCTGAGGTTATCCATAAGCAACTGTCCGAGGACAATAAAGTTGTACACAAAGCACTAAAGTTGTAACCATTCTCAAAAAACGACGCTAATGTTGTATACTTACTGAATGTGTGGTTATAGGGTTGGAGACTATAAAATGCACATATAGGTACGTATCAATGTCGTTTTTAGGGTACGATCATGGCTAGGGGTAGGCGTCTCAAATCCTATTTGGATTATGAAAATGCGCTAGGTGACGGCATAGGAGTGGGCTATGGCCAAAGTTATCAGCCCTGGCTTAGAGCTCAGGACGTTAAATCCCGTGGAAACCGTTCGATAGTCTTTGGCCTTAAGACGTTTCGAAACCATCATCTCCTTTCTTCTGTCGAAAGTAACTTTTTCTATCTGGCTGAGTTTAATGACTCGGTGATTGATATCCGGGAACAATTCCCACTCTTTCCTCTCCGGCTTACCCAACAAATAGCAAATCATCTACATTTTCAACATCCTATGGTGAGGGGAGTAAGAGGAGTACCTGTCGAAGTTCTGAATGTTATGACAACCGATTTTTTACTGACCTTGAGAACTCCTGAAGGCGGACTTCGATACAAAGCTATAGCAGTAAAACATAACGAGAGCATACCTGAACGCGAAGCCCAAAAACTTGAAATAGAGAGGATGTTTTGGCAGTTGATTGATGTTGAGTTTCAAATTTATGTTGGCTCGGAACTCAATAACGTCGTCGGTAAAAACATTTGCTGGGCTACTTCTGTATTAAGAGATGGTTCTGAATTTTATGATAAATATCCTCTTGATAAAATCCTATGGAAGCTTAAACCAGATGTTTATCCCATAGTAGGACTACGTGCAATGATTTCATCAATCTTTGGGGTAGATGCACAAGAAGCGATGATGTTATTGCAGGCAATGATTGGATTAAAAATGATAAATGTTGATTTATCATATCCAATACTCGAAACCGGTCTGATAAAGATAATTTCCAATGACCACTATATAGGACTGAACGCAAATGGATATTATTAGGAATTCAGTCTGGCTCTCTCAAGGCACTGATTTGCTTGCAGAGGGACTTTACCGTGTTTTGGATTTTGACAGAAAGGTCGATTTGTTAATTTTGTTTAAAATAAAATCAGAAAGAACGGGTAAGCCAATCCCTTTCTCATTTTCAATGTTTAAATATTATATTGAATCAAATAGCATAACTTGTAAAGATTATATATATCCTTCATATATGTTAGTAGATGAGAAAGAATTAACAGATAAAGACAGAGGAAGGCGAGATGAAAATTACAATATCATTAAAGATCTTGTAGATGACAGAATGTTTCTGTTCGACTATGCATTACATAAAAAGTCGCACCTTTTAATGGATTACTCAAGAAATAAAAAAATATCACAATATACTATCAGAACGCTTCTGGCGTTGTATTGGCGACATGGGCAGGATATTTATGCATTGCTACCCGCATTCTCGAACTGTGGCGCCGCTGGGAAAAGTAGAATCAAACATGAAATTAAACTTGGGAATTCCAAAAAAAACAGAGCATTACCTAATGAACGATCACGTGTTTTCATTCTTAATGAAAGAGATATAAATAATATTAGAAAATCTCTCATTACGTATCATTATAAAGTTAACGGAGATACGATAAAGAAAACATTAGAGAGACATATTGATTTGTATTTTAGGGATGAAATTAAAACAGCAAACCTAGAAAATAGAGCTCCATATGTTCCTTCTTTAAAACAATTTTCATACTGGAATAAAAAACTCTTCACTAAAGATTTCTCGATAAATAAGAAGAACACGAAAAAAGAAATAGACCTCAAAATGCGGGCGCTTTTAGGTAGTGTGGCTAATACAACTGTTTTGCCGGGTGATGTTTTCGAAATAGACTCAACTGTCGCTGATGTACATCTTATTTCGAGTTTAAACAGACGAAAAGTCATTGGGCGTCCTACTATTTATACAGTGGTGGATCGTGCAACAAGAATGATTGTTGGCCTTCATGTTTCTTTATACCATGCTTCATGGCGAGCCGCCCGACAAGCGTTAGCAAATTGCTTTATGCCAAAAAAAGAATATTGTAGATTATTTGGAATCTCTATTACTGATGATGATTGGCCTTGTTCTCACATTCCATTAACATTGATGTGTGACAACGGGGAGATGATTGGTCTTAAACCTCAGGAAGAGATGACCCCCCTGACAAAACTTGAGTTTGCGCCAGTCGGTAGAGGCGACAGAAAAAGCATTGTTGAACGCTGTTTCGGCATTCTGAATGATGAGGTTATTCATAGGCTTATTGGAACAACACGAAGGGGAAAGATTGTTAAAGGAGAGCCAACACCGCAATCCAGGGCTTGTTTAACGATTCAGGAGGTCACGTCTTTACTGATTCGGGAGATACTTGCACATAATCAGAGAACGTATGAGGAACTGGCTTATATCAATCCCTTACTGATTGAAAATGATCTCGTAATATCACCAAAAAATAGTTGGATGATAAGCTTAAAGCACGGGAGATTCAGCGCAAGAGCCGTTGGGGCCGACGAAGTGATCGCACGATTGTTAATCCCTGTGAACGCTAACATTACCGCCGGTGGGATTCAGTACAATAATCTTTTTTATGAATGTGATCCTGAAATTGCATCAGGTGTCAGAGTATTTGGAAGAACCACTTGTGAAGCAAGAATAGATGACAATTGCGTAGATTATATATATGTAAGATTTGACAAAAATAGCATTTTCAAAAAACATTACCTACTTAAGAAAAGAGATGTATTTAAAGGGAAAGCTCATCTTGATACAGATGTAATGGCTGATTGGGTAGATACTCAAAAAGAAATTAATTTATTTACTCTGGATTCGCTCAGCAATATCAATAATAAAGATGAATTTAACAGGAAAGGTAACGAAAGATTAAATGAAATATACGAATCTCGCCGGGTACATGGTAAAGATATTAAAAAGAACAGGAAAAATGAACTTGATTCATTAGGGCGAACTCATGTTGCTAATGGAAGATCTGAACCCCTACTTCCTTCATCCAGTAATGTTCTGCTTTTGCCTGGCCGGGAGGAGAAACAAAGATGGTTAAAAGGTAAGAAGAAGACTGAGGACGCAGAATAATGAATCTTATACGGCGCGTTTCAGCGATATATAAAGAACAGGAGTTACCTGAGTATCGTGGCAATCCCTTAATTGAAGCACTTCCTGAAGCGCTTACGGAAGATGAAGTACTTCTGGAAATGAGTTATTTCCCCGAAATTGACGAAAAAATCCGCTGGACTGCCCCGGCGAATGTTAGAGAGCAGTATGTCGAACGTATAAAGAAATTCCGTTGCCCTCAAACCAATCTTATCCAGGCTTATAAGATGATCTTACGGGCACTTAGGGAAAGCTATGCAGCTCGTAATCCTTTAAAAAGCGGAACAATTCAATATCTTCATTACTATGGAAATGAGCGTCCTGATATTGAGCCAGAAAGTGGATATTTTAAATCCCAGGCTGAAACTATTACGATAGTTGGAATGAGTGGTTCTGGAAAAACTACCATGATTGAGCAAGTCATGGATCATTTCCCTCAGATTATAGAACACAGCAGCTATAAAGGAGTTTTTCCCGGCTTCAGTAAGCAAATTGTATGGGTAAAGATTAATTGTCCATACAATTCAAGTGTGAGAGACCTTTGTGAAGAGATTTTACAAAAATTAGATGATGCAATTGGTATTGAACGAACTACACCTGAGATTAGAAATGGTGCTCTGGCTCGCCAGATTGCACAAAGAATTAAATCATCATTTTTGGGTATCCTTGTTATTGATGAAATGCAGAGGCTTAAATTTTCAAGAACCGGGGGTGAGAGTAAGTTGATTGATTTTTTACATGAAATTGTAGATTCCATGGGGGTATCTATGGTTTTTTGTGGAAATCATCCTTTTGACGAGACGCTGACAAAGAAAATGAGAATTGCCAGGCGGGCAGAGTCTGGTGGTTACATGAAAATTAAGAATGTTAGATACGATTCACAAGACTGGCAATCGTTTATTCATTATTTATGGCCATTACAATGGACAAATGTTGAAACTCCATTAAATGATGAGTTAAACG is a window of Enterobacter hormaechei ATCC 49162 DNA encoding:
- a CDS encoding TnsA endonuclease N-terminal domain-containing protein, whose amino-acid sequence is MARGRRLKSYLDYENALGDGIGVGYGQSYQPWLRAQDVKSRGNRSIVFGLKTFRNHHLLSSVESNFFYLAEFNDSVIDIREQFPLFPLRLTQQIANHLHFQHPMVRGVRGVPVEVLNVMTTDFLLTLRTPEGGLRYKAIAVKHNESIPEREAQKLEIERMFWQLIDVEFQIYVGSELNNVVGKNICWATSVLRDGSEFYDKYPLDKILWKLKPDVYPIVGLRAMISSIFGVDAQEAMMLLQAMIGLKMINVDLSYPILETGLIKIISNDHYIGLNANGYY
- the dppA gene encoding dipeptide ABC transporter periplasmic-binding protein DppA, which translates into the protein MSISLKKSGMLKLGLSLVAMTVAASVQAKTLVYCSEGSPEGFNPQLFTSGTTYDASSVPIYNRLVEFKTGTTEVIPGLAEKWDVSEDGKTYTFHLRQGVKWQDSKEFKPTRDFNADDVVFSFDRQKNAQNPYHKVSGGSYEYFEGMGLPDLIAEVKKVDDKTVQFVLTRPEAPFLADLAMDFASILSKEYADNMLKAGTPEKVDLNPIGTGPFQLLQYQKDSRILYKAFPGYWGTKPQIDRLVFSITPDASVRYAKLQKNECQVMPYPNPADIARMKQDKNINLLEQAGLNVGYLSFNTEKKPFDDVKVRQALTYAVNKEAIIKAVYQGAGVAAKNLIPPTMWGYNDDIKDYTYDPEKAKALLKEAGQDKGFTVELWAMPVQRPYNPNARRMAEMVQADWAKIGVQAKIVTYEWGEYLKRAKAGEHQAVMMGWTGDNGDPDNFFATLFSCAAAKDGSNYSRWCYKPFEDLIQPARATDDHNKRIELYKQAQVVMHDQAPALIVAHSTVYEPVRKEVKGYVVDPLGKHHFENVSVE
- the dppB gene encoding dipeptide ABC transporter permease DppB, translating into MLQFILRRLGLVIPTFIGITLLTFAFVHMIPGDPVMIMAGERGISPERHAQLLAELGLDKPMWQQYLHYIWGVLHGDLGISLKSRLPVWDEFVPRFKATLELGICAMIFATAVGIPVGVLAAVKRGSIFDHTAVGLALTGYSMPIFWWGMMLIMLVSVQWNLTPVSGRVSDMVFLDDTNPLTGFMLIDTAIWGEEGNFIDAVAHMILPAMVLGTIPLAVIVRMTRSSMLEVLGEDYIRTARAKGLTRMRVIIIHALRNAMLPVVTVIGLQVGTLLAGAILTETIFSWPGLGRWLIDALQRRDYPVVQGGVLLVATMIILVNLLVDLLYGVVNPRIRHKK
- a CDS encoding ATP-binding protein, which gives rise to MNLIRRVSAIYKEQELPEYRGNPLIEALPEALTEDEVLLEMSYFPEIDEKIRWTAPANVREQYVERIKKFRCPQTNLIQAYKMILRALRESYAARNPLKSGTIQYLHYYGNERPDIEPESGYFKSQAETITIVGMSGSGKTTMIEQVMDHFPQIIEHSSYKGVFPGFSKQIVWVKINCPYNSSVRDLCEEILQKLDDAIGIERTTPEIRNGALARQIAQRIKSSFLGILVIDEMQRLKFSRTGGESKLIDFLHEIVDSMGVSMVFCGNHPFDETLTKKMRIARRAESGGYMKIKNVRYDSQDWQSFIHYLWPLQWTNVETPLNDELNEKLFILSKGNIGLAQMIYRGAQLKVIGSGNEIITGAVLSASVPVLVSHTEEYKDTPLPGAATEDEEAKWLSASNEGDASAKIMAEKSLKSLIPGDIDRPQHKEFVGKIDEVLRNFDEKILSLDHDLVINRTAEKKNTYDALQRCGLINIDPLNKL
- the dppC gene encoding dipeptide ABC transporter permease DppC yields the protein MSQVTQNKVVTAPVPMTPMQEFWHYFKRNKGAVVGLVYVSIMILIAVFANVLAPYNPADQFRDALLAPPAWQDGGSLTHLLGTDDVGRDVLSRLMYGARLSLLVGCLVVVLSLIMGIVLGLVAGYFGGIVDNIIMRVVDIMLALPSLLLALVLVAIFGPSIGNAALALTFVALPHYVRLTRAAVLVEVNRDYVTASRVAGAGAMRQMFINIFPNCLAPLIVQASLGFSNAILDMAALGFLGMGAQPPTPEWGTMLSDVLQFAQSAWWVVTFPGLAILLTVLAFNLMGDGLRDALDPKLKQ
- the dppD gene encoding dipeptide ABC transporter ATP-binding protein encodes the protein MALLNVDKLSVHFGDVGTEFRAVDRISYSVNQGEVVGIVGESGSGKSVSSLAIMGLIDYPGRVMAENLEFNGQDLKRISEKQRRQLVGAEVAMIFQDPMTSLNPCYTVGFQIMEAIKVHQGGNKKTRRQRAIDLLTQVGIPDPASRLDVYPHQLSGGMSQRVMIAMAIACRPKLLIADEPTTALDVTIQAQIIELLLELQQKENMALVLITHDLALVAEAAHKIIVMYAGQVVETGSSHDIFRAPRHPYTQALLRALPEFAQDKARLASLPGVVPGKYDRPQGCLLNPRCPYATDKCRAEEPELNQLADGRQSKCHYPLDDAGRPTL
- a CDS encoding transposase, whose translation is MDIIRNSVWLSQGTDLLAEGLYRVLDFDRKVDLLILFKIKSERTGKPIPFSFSMFKYYIESNSITCKDYIYPSYMLVDEKELTDKDRGRRDENYNIIKDLVDDRMFLFDYALHKKSHLLMDYSRNKKISQYTIRTLLALYWRHGQDIYALLPAFSNCGAAGKSRIKHEIKLGNSKKNRALPNERSRVFILNERDINNIRKSLITYHYKVNGDTIKKTLERHIDLYFRDEIKTANLENRAPYVPSLKQFSYWNKKLFTKDFSINKKNTKKEIDLKMRALLGSVANTTVLPGDVFEIDSTVADVHLISSLNRRKVIGRPTIYTVVDRATRMIVGLHVSLYHASWRAARQALANCFMPKKEYCRLFGISITDDDWPCSHIPLTLMCDNGEMIGLKPQEEMTPLTKLEFAPVGRGDRKSIVERCFGILNDEVIHRLIGTTRRGKIVKGEPTPQSRACLTIQEVTSLLIREILAHNQRTYEELAYINPLLIENDLVISPKNSWMISLKHGRFSARAVGADEVIARLLIPVNANITAGGIQYNNLFYECDPEIASGVRVFGRTTCEARIDDNCVDYIYVRFDKNSIFKKHYLLKKRDVFKGKAHLDTDVMADWVDTQKEINLFTLDSLSNINNKDEFNRKGNERLNEIYESRRVHGKDIKKNRKNELDSLGRTHVANGRSEPLLPSSSNVLLLPGREEKQRWLKGKKKTEDAE